One window of the Papaver somniferum cultivar HN1 unplaced genomic scaffold, ASM357369v1 unplaced-scaffold_115, whole genome shotgun sequence genome contains the following:
- the LOC113329086 gene encoding uncharacterized protein LOC113329086 — MAAVSRNICGSIFVIALLVSILTSTAIALSGRNVPGCEDETKALVDLCAKYVLKRGRHDIRPAKNCCALVREVDINCICTYATKEVAKLISMHKVFFVAATCGRKLPHMKKCGSIRIGSG, encoded by the coding sequence ATGGCAGCAGTAAGCAGAAATATTTGCGGGTCGATTTTTGTTATAGCGCTCTTAGTTTCAATTCTAACATCAACAGCAATTGCACTTTCAGGCCGGAATGTCCCAGGGTGTGAAGATGAGACTAAAGCTTTGGTAGACCTTTGTGCAAAGTATGTACTGAAGAGAGGACGTCATGATATTCGACCAGCGAAGAATTGTTGTGCTTTGGTCAGGGAAGTTGATATAAATTGTATTTGTACTTATGCCACTAAAGAAGTCGCAAAACTCATTAGCATGCATAAGGTTTTCTTTGTTGCTGCTACTTGTGGCAGAAAACTTCCTCATATGAAAAAATGTGGAAGTATTAGAATCGGTTCGGGGTAA